GGATTTAAAGTTACAGTTACAGCAATGCAAAAATCGTCCAATAACCAAATAAAAATATCTACTAACTAAAAAGATCTATCTACTAAAAGATGTATTCACTAAAAAGAGCTATATAGCTAAAATATCCATGAAATCAAAACGCTCCTAACAGCAAATTCATCATACAAAACAACAAAAGCATCACATACAAAAAAGATCTTGAACGATAAAATAAAGCCCTCGAATGATAATATAAAAAAACCTTGAACAATAAAAGAAAAACCTCCAAGAATAACTCCTTATTTCACCAATAAGGAATTGATATTCTTGAAGGTATATTGAACAAAGCTTGCTCTCTAAAGTCAGCCTCAACTATCTGCCTTTCAAATCCTCAGGCATCGGAATACCGAGATGGCTATAAGCCTTAGGTGTAACAACGCGACCACGCGGCGTACGCTGCAAAAATCCCAGCTGCAACAAATACGGCTCATACACATCCTCAATCGTTTGCCCTTCCTCACCAATGGTCGCCGCAATCGTATCCAGCCCAACCGGACCACCACGGAAGCTGTGAATCATCGCTTCCAGCATCTTATGATCGATCTGATCCAATCCACAAGGATCAACTTGCAGCATATTGAGCGATTCCTTGGCAATCTCTGGCGTAATAATACCATCTCCGCGTACCTGTGCATAATCCCGTACCCGTTTCAGCAAACGGTTCGCAATCCGTGGCGTACCGCGCCCACGAAGCGCAATCTCCTCTGCCGCATCACCCAGAATCTCAATGCCCAGAATCTCCGCACCACGACTGACGATAAAAGTCAACTCATCCACTGTATAAAATTCCAAACGGCTAACTACACCAAACCGATCACGAAGCGGTGCAGACAGCAATCCCGCTCTTGTCGTT
The DNA window shown above is from Paenibacillus sp. JQZ6Y-1 and carries:
- the ruvB gene encoding Holliday junction branch migration DNA helicase RuvB, which gives rise to MTDDRIISANLMMEDQAVELSLRPRYLAEYIGQGRVKENLKIYIEAAKMRGEALDHVLLYGPPGLGKTTLANIIANELGVNLRTTSGPAIERPGDLAALLTNLQDGDVLFIDEIHRLNRSVEEVLYPAMEDSALDIMIGKGPSARSVRLDLPPFTLIGATTRAGLLSAPLRDRFGVVSRLEFYTVDELTFIVSRGAEILGIEILGDAAEEIALRGRGTPRIANRLLKRVRDYAQVRGDGIITPEIAKESLNMLQVDPCGLDQIDHKMLEAMIHSFRGGPVGLDTIAATIGEEGQTIEDVYEPYLLQLGFLQRTPRGRVVTPKAYSHLGIPMPEDLKGR